In Cotesia glomerata isolate CgM1 linkage group LG3, MPM_Cglom_v2.3, whole genome shotgun sequence, one genomic interval encodes:
- the LOC123260454 gene encoding peroxisomal hydratase-dehydrogenase-epimerase-like: MKRVMKNKNIHRNINVSVFKGNEDQALGYIAYQRVHQQIYLRVVIPQIQKLCYMLFKLRAIQQSISSLKLSVIMERWNGKVAIVTGASAGIGEAIVRSLVFHGLNVLGLARREDRLQKLSQDLKQSKGTFYYLRCDVENEEDILKAFAFVNDKFGGVDVLINNAGIVRENSFEHVQTEDLRAILNVNVLAPAIFMREALKIMRQHKNETHIININSVFGINGKTSLPINIYPASKFALRGMTDTFKADLEFSKVTSIRVTSIHVGLTLTEIFGDSALFEEIKSKFPYLESSDIADSVVFVLSMPSYVQLDEIQITPKLINDFAVQRRLKDRKKILSDRMERWAGKVAIVTGGSAGIGEAIVRSLLSYGLNVLAISNRQDQLENLFNDLKDFKNNLHYKYCDIQNEKDILNVFEYVKDKLGGVDILVNNAGIIRESTFANVKTEELCSILNVNVLAPAIFIREALKILREQKNDAHIININSKWGIDGAIAFPVNIYPASKYALRGITDTLKEELIWAKDDAIRVTSIYPGLVATKITGDSVVFNKLLRKLTQIEPKDVADCVVFALSAPLHVQVQIFIYYLIRYTPF, encoded by the exons CTATTTAAACTACGCGCAATACAGCAAAGTATTAGTAGTCTAAAATTATCGGTAATAATGGAACGTTGGAACGGTAAAGTCGCAATAGTAACTGGAGCAAGTGCTGGTATCGGAGAAGCAATTGTTCGATCTTTAGTTTTTCATGGATTGAACGTCCTTGGACTTGCACGTCGTGAAGATCGTCTTCAGAAGTTGTCTCAGGATCTAAAACAGTCAAAAGGAACTTTTTATTACTTACGCTGTGACGTAGAAAACGAAGAAGATATATTAAAAGCTTTTGCATTTGTTAACGATAAATTTGGCGGTGTTGacgttttgataaataatgcCGGAATAGTCAGAGAAAACTCCTTCGAAC ACGTTCAAACAGAGGATCTTCGTGCTATATTAAACGTAAATGTTCTTGCACCCGCTATTTTCATGCGGGAAGCTCTAAAAATAATGCGTCAACACAAAAATGAGACtcatattattaacattaatag cgtATTTGGCATTAATGGAAAAACGTCACTGCCGATTAATATTTACCCAGCTAGCAAATTTGCATTGCGAGGCATGACCGATACTTTTAAAGCTGAtctagaattttctaaagTTACTTCAATTCGAGTTACG AGCATCCACGTAGGACTTACGTTAACAGAAATATTTGGTGACTCGGCATTGTTCgaagaaataaaatctaaatttcCCTACTTAGAAAGCAGCGATATTGCTGATAGTGTCGTTTTTGTACTCTCGATGCCTTCTTACGTGCAA tTGGATGAAATACAAATCACTcctaaa ttaataaatgattttgcTGTCCAGAGACGTCTTAAAGACAGAAAAAA AATCCTGTCTGATAGAATGGAACGCTGGGCTGGAAAAGTTGCTATTGTTACTGGTGGAAGTGCTGGTATCGGCGAAGCGATCGTTCGATCGTTACTTTCTTATGGATTGAACGTTCTTGCCATTTCTAATCGTCAAGAtcaacttgaaaatttatttaacgatcttaaagattttaaaaataatttacattataaatattgtgaCATTCAAAACGAGAAAGATATTCTCAATGTTTTTGAGTATGTTAAAGATAAATTAGGTGGCGTTGACATATTGGTTAACAATGCTGGAATCATTAGAGAAAGCACTTTTgcaa acgtcaAAACAGAAGAACTGTGTTCTATTTTGAACGTGAACGTTCTTGCTCCTGCAATTTTCATTCGAGaagcattgaaaattttgcGTGAACAAAAAAACGATGCccatattatcaatattaatag taaatgGGGCATTGATGGAGCAATAGCTTTTCCAGTCAATATTTATCCAGCGAGTAAGTACGCTTTACGTGGTATAACCGATACACTAAAAGAAGAACTAATATGGGCCAAAGATGATGCAATACGGGTGACG aGTATCTATCCAGGACTTGTGGCTACAAAAATTACCGGTGACTCAGTGGTGTTCAATAAACTTTTACGAAAGCTTACACAGATTGAGCCTAAGGATGTCGCTGACTGTGTCGTATTCGCATTATCAGCTCCTCTTCACGTACAGGTACAGATTTTTATCTATTACCTGATACGTTATacaccattttaa